The genomic stretch TAAAAGTAAGACTGAGCTGAGGCCCGAACAATGGTTGACTAATCAAGATTGGAATATAGATGAAATCAGGCAAAGAAACCTACTAGCGATTGGAAAGCCTGAGTGGCTGAATGATTGGGTCAACTTCGTCCGGATTCGAAACGAGATGAAAGCACAAGGGCTTGAGCCACTTTGGCATCTGGTGACGAGTGGCAGGCTCAGTATCGAGAGTGCAAGGAAAGCTTTGAATTTGGCGATATTTGATCAGTTGTCCAGAGAAATCCTCTCACAAAGGCCACACCTAGGCCGAATATCTGGCAAGAATCAAGCAGCACTTCAAACTACTTTTTGCGAATATGACCAAAAACTAAAGTCATTACAGCGTCTAAGAATTGCCAGTGTGTTGGCGGAACGTCATGTGCCTGGAGGCAACGCAGGGGGAAGAAAATCCGAATATACGGAAATGGCTCTGATAAAAAATGAGCTTGGCAAAAAGACAAAGCATATCCCAATACGTCAGCTAATTAATCGTTCAAGCAACGCCTTATTGGCTTTGAAACCCTGCTTCATGATGGGGCCCATGTCCGCCGCTCATTATCTTAAACCAGGTCACCTGCAATTTGATTTGGTCGTAATGGATGAGGCTTCGCAGGTTAAACCAGAGGACGCGCTAGGCGTCATTGCTCGTGGTGCACAACTTGTCGTTGTAGGAGACCCAAAACAACTACCACCTACAAGCTTCTTCGATCGTCAGGATATGAATGATGATGACGAGCAAAATGCTGCTATGACGCAAACAGATAGCATTCTTGATGCCTCCCTGCCTCTATTCAAAATGCGTCGCCTGCGTTGGCACTACCGCTCTCAGCACGAAAGCTTGATCGCGTTTTCGAATCGAAACTTTTATGACAACGATCTTGTGATTTTTCCATCGCCTCATGCTAAGGCTCAGGAATATGGAGTTAAGTTCAGCTATGTCAAAGGGGGCCGTTTTGTAAACCAACACAACGTTGAAGAAGCAGGTATTGTAGCGAAGGCCGCTGTGAAGCATGCCGTCAATCATCCAAATGAGTCGCTTGGCATCGTTGCAATGAGCTCGAAGCAGCGGGAGCAGATTGAACGAGCGGTAGAAGAAGAGTGCAAAGCAGATAATAAAATCGCAGATGCCGTAGATTGTCTAAGGAATATGGAAGATGGCATGTTCATTAAGAACTTGGAAAACGTTCAAGGCGATGAACGAGACGTGATCTTCATTTCTTGCACTTATGGCCCAAGCGAGGTTGGGGGCGGGTCTATCAGCGGTTTGGCCCAATTAATTCTGATGTAGGTTGGCGGCGTTTGAATGTGCTTTTCACTCGATCCAAGAAGAGGATGCACATTTTTAGCTCTATGCGTGCCGACGATATTTTAATTTCGGAAACTTCTAAGCGTGGCGTGATAGCCCTTCGTGCTTTCTTAGACTATGCGGAGAAGGGCAGTATGAATGGGACGCCTCTCCATACAGGTAAATCTCCTGACAGCGACTTTGAGGTCTCGGTTATCGATGCGCTCCACCAGGCCGGTTTCGAAAGTGAAGCTCAGGTAGGTGTAGCTGGGTTCTTTATAGATATAGCGGTTAAGGATCCAGGTAAACCAGGTCGTTTTTTGATGGGTATCGAATGTGATGGGGCAACATATCATTCTGCCAAATCAGCTCGGGATCGTGATCGCTTGAGACAAGAAGTCTTAGAGCGGCTCGGCTGGCGGATTCGGCGCATTTGGTCAACGGATTGGTTTAGTAATCCCAAAGGTGAGCTTGAGCCGATTATTCGTGAATTGCACAGTCTAAAAACTGATATGTCTGTCGATGAGGGTCTCTACGCACACGATGCTGATCCTTTCGAGGAGGCCGAAGTTGATGCAGAAACGAATGATGAAGAAGTAACTTCAATATTAGGCAGTGAATTTAGCTTACGCGATCGTCTCGAGGCTTTTAACAAGACTGTTATAGCAAAGCATTTCCCAAATACGCCTAAGGATAGGGCGCTGCTACGGCCTGCGATGATAGAGGCTCTGGTTGAGCTCGAACCCGTAT from Halomonas meridiana encodes the following:
- a CDS encoding DUF559 domain-containing protein, giving the protein MHIFSSMRADDILISETSKRGVIALRAFLDYAEKGSMNGTPLHTGKSPDSDFEVSVIDALHQAGFESEAQVGVAGFFIDIAVKDPGKPGRFLMGIECDGATYHSAKSARDRDRLRQEVLERLGWRIRRIWSTDWFSNPKGELEPIIRELHSLKTDMSVDEGLYAHDADPFEEAEVDAETNDEEVTSILGSEFSLRDRLEAFNKTVIAKHFPNTPKDRALLRPAMIEALVELEPVSTSEFVEVIPEYLRKSTEPKEARQYLEKVLDIVSGSEVAQTADRTI